From the Planctomycetia bacterium genome, one window contains:
- a CDS encoding thermonuclease family protein, translating into MLNDSGVPLLMMRYRARSRFQSLPILFAIACFIAARWWWGTGDRPSTAPPLLPEGEHAVRRVVDGDTLELAGNVRVRLLGVDTPETVAPERPAEAWGAEASEFTKAFVAAGAVRFTFDRERVDRYGRQLAFVWRGDELLNERLIAEGLSPAVTMYPFSPAMKDRFRAAEREAKRKKIGIWSKRAEVPVAASPASSAVGAARR; encoded by the coding sequence TTGCTCAACGATTCGGGAGTGCCCCTCTTGATGATGCGCTATCGCGCTCGTTCGCGATTTCAATCGCTGCCGATTCTGTTTGCGATCGCGTGCTTCATCGCCGCGCGCTGGTGGTGGGGAACTGGCGATCGCCCCTCGACCGCGCCGCCGCTTCTTCCTGAAGGGGAGCATGCGGTGCGGCGCGTCGTCGACGGCGACACGCTCGAGCTCGCCGGCAATGTGCGCGTTCGCTTGCTCGGCGTCGATACGCCCGAGACCGTGGCCCCCGAGCGTCCGGCGGAAGCCTGGGGAGCCGAAGCGTCGGAGTTTACGAAGGCCTTCGTCGCGGCAGGAGCGGTGAGGTTCACGTTCGATCGCGAACGGGTCGATCGCTACGGTCGCCAACTGGCGTTCGTCTGGCGCGGCGACGAGCTCTTGAACGAGCGGCTGATCGCCGAGGGATTGTCGCCGGCCGTGACGATGTATCCGTTTTCACCGGCGATGAAAGATCGCTTTCGCGCGGCCGAGCGCGAAGCGAAACGGAAGAAAATCGGCATCTGGTCGAAGCGGGCCGAAGTGCCGGTCGCGGCCTCGCCGGCTTCTTCAGCCGTCGGCGCGGCTCGTCGTTAA
- a CDS encoding ABC transporter ATP-binding protein, with protein MPNLSVRDIVKEYPTRDKPLSVLRGASLELSAGENAVILGPSGSGKSTLLYIIGTLDQPTSGRVALDSVDPFALAEPALATFRNRRLGFVFQDHHLLPQCSVLENVLVPTLADGGATNESVARARKLLDRVGLADRLEHRPAELSGGERQRVAIARALLLKPALLLADEPTGNLDRTTAAQIGDLLLELPRDEGTMLLVVTHSLELAARFQRRLELDDGRLLEARARSAS; from the coding sequence ATGCCCAATCTCTCGGTCCGCGACATCGTGAAAGAGTACCCGACGCGCGACAAGCCGCTAAGCGTGCTGCGAGGGGCGTCGTTGGAATTGTCGGCCGGCGAAAACGCCGTGATCCTCGGCCCGAGCGGCTCCGGCAAGAGTACCCTGCTCTACATCATCGGCACGCTCGACCAACCGACGTCGGGCCGCGTCGCGCTCGATAGCGTCGATCCGTTTGCGTTAGCCGAGCCCGCGCTCGCGACGTTTCGCAACCGCCGGCTCGGCTTCGTGTTTCAAGATCATCATTTGCTGCCGCAATGCAGCGTGCTGGAAAACGTCCTCGTGCCGACCTTGGCCGACGGCGGTGCGACGAACGAATCCGTTGCGCGCGCCCGCAAGTTGCTCGACCGCGTCGGTCTCGCCGACCGGTTGGAGCATCGTCCGGCCGAGCTCTCCGGCGGCGAGCGGCAACGAGTCGCCATCGCGCGAGCGCTGCTGTTGAAGCCCGCCTTGCTTTTGGCCGACGAACCGACGGGCAACCTCGATCGAACGACCGCCGCGCAGATCGGCGACTTGCTCTTAGAGCTCCCGCGCGACGAAGGGACGATGCTCCTGGTCGTCACGCACAGCTTGGAGCTCGCCGCCCGCTTCCAACGCCGGCTCGAGCTCGACGACGGCCGGCTGCTTGAGGCCCGCGCTAGGTCGGCGTCATGA
- the queF gene encoding preQ(1) synthase → MPSPTLLETFENQFPSREYEIEIVCPEFTSVCPKTGHPDFGTLTITYVPHLKCVELKSLKLYLQEFRNAGIFYEHVTNTILEALTSVVEPRWMQLKAAFTARGGITTTVTAEFEMKG, encoded by the coding sequence TTGCCTTCTCCGACCCTGTTGGAGACGTTCGAGAATCAGTTCCCGAGCCGGGAATATGAGATCGAAATCGTCTGTCCGGAGTTCACGTCGGTTTGTCCGAAGACCGGTCATCCCGACTTCGGCACGCTGACGATCACATACGTGCCGCACTTGAAGTGCGTCGAGCTCAAGAGCTTAAAGCTCTATCTGCAAGAGTTCCGCAACGCCGGAATCTTCTACGAGCATGTGACGAACACGATCCTCGAAGCGCTGACGTCGGTGGTCGAGCCTCGTTGGATGCAGCTTAAGGCAGCCTTCACGGCCCGCGGCGGCATCACAACGACGGTGACCGCCGAGTTTGAGATGAAGGGATAG
- a CDS encoding ferredoxin family protein encodes MTHVVCEPCFGCKYTDCVVVCPVECFYEGDKILYIHPDECIDCEACVPECPVEAIFHQDNVPEEWKDFTALNAEMAPACPVITEKKAPLKED; translated from the coding sequence ATGACTCACGTCGTTTGCGAACCATGCTTCGGCTGCAAGTACACCGATTGCGTTGTCGTCTGCCCGGTCGAATGCTTCTACGAAGGGGACAAGATCCTCTATATCCATCCCGATGAATGCATCGACTGCGAAGCGTGCGTTCCGGAATGCCCGGTCGAAGCGATCTTCCACCAAGACAACGTGCCGGAAGAATGGAAAGACTTCACGGCGTTGAACGCGGAAATGGCTCCGGCCTGCCCCGTGATCACCGAGAAGAAGGCGCCGCTGAAGGAAGACTAA
- a CDS encoding HNH endonuclease, translated as MSSWAAESLTSSVLVLNRTYSAVHVIGVRRAFSLLCRELAEVIHIEDGQYANYDFESWREVSEMRSQFKAPDQDWIRSVNFEIQVPRVVRLLAYDRMPKQTIRFNRRNIFARDGNRCQYCGKKFPTSELSLDHVHPRSQGGETSWENIACCCVKCNVRKGGRTPEQANMHLIKIPVKPKRSPMLAVKLGNPKYESWKSFLDRAYWSVDLK; from the coding sequence ATGTCGTCTTGGGCCGCCGAATCACTTACTTCCAGCGTCTTGGTTTTGAACCGGACCTATTCCGCCGTGCATGTGATCGGCGTGCGGCGCGCCTTCTCGTTGCTCTGTCGCGAGTTGGCCGAAGTCATTCACATTGAAGACGGCCAGTATGCGAATTACGATTTCGAGTCGTGGCGCGAAGTGAGCGAAATGCGGTCGCAGTTCAAAGCACCGGATCAAGATTGGATTCGCTCGGTGAACTTCGAGATCCAAGTGCCGCGCGTCGTGCGGTTGCTCGCTTACGATCGGATGCCGAAGCAAACGATCCGCTTCAATCGCCGCAACATCTTTGCGCGCGACGGGAACCGCTGTCAGTATTGCGGCAAGAAGTTTCCGACGAGCGAACTGAGCCTCGACCACGTCCACCCGCGCAGTCAGGGAGGCGAAACGAGTTGGGAAAACATCGCCTGCTGTTGCGTGAAGTGCAATGTTCGCAAAGGAGGGCGAACGCCGGAGCAGGCGAACATGCACCTGATCAAGATTCCGGTGAAGCCGAAGCGCAGCCCGATGTTGGCGGTGAAACTCGGTAACCCGAAATACGAAAGCTGGAAGAGCTTTTTAGATCGAGCTTATTGGTCGGTCGATTTGAAGTAA
- the queC gene encoding 7-cyano-7-deazaguanine synthase QueC codes for MPLAVVLLSGGLDSATTAALARAAGFDWCGLSVDYGQRHRFELDAGRKLAKALGAHEHRLVSVDLSRIGGSALTADIAVPKDRAEAAMSEGIPITYVPARNTILLSVALGYAEVVGAADIFVGVNAVDYSGYPDCRPEFLAAFEQVANLATKAGVEGSLRFKIHAPLINMTKAEIIRTGTALGVDYGLTHSCYDPDLEGRACGRCDACSLRLKGFAAAGLVDPVPYA; via the coding sequence ATGCCGCTTGCCGTCGTGCTACTTTCCGGAGGCCTCGACTCGGCCACGACCGCCGCTTTGGCTCGCGCCGCCGGCTTCGATTGGTGCGGGCTCTCCGTCGACTACGGCCAACGACACCGCTTCGAGCTCGACGCCGGCCGGAAGCTCGCGAAGGCGCTCGGAGCCCATGAACACCGGCTCGTCAGCGTCGATCTTTCGCGCATCGGCGGCAGCGCGCTGACCGCCGATATCGCCGTCCCCAAAGATCGGGCCGAGGCCGCGATGTCCGAGGGAATTCCGATCACCTACGTCCCGGCCCGCAACACGATTCTGCTTTCGGTGGCGCTCGGCTATGCCGAAGTCGTCGGAGCGGCCGATATCTTCGTGGGCGTGAACGCGGTCGACTACAGCGGCTATCCCGATTGCCGGCCGGAATTTCTCGCGGCGTTCGAGCAAGTCGCCAATCTCGCGACCAAAGCGGGGGTCGAAGGTTCGCTACGGTTCAAGATCCACGCGCCGCTGATCAACATGACGAAAGCCGAAATCATTCGGACCGGCACGGCGCTCGGCGTCGACTACGGCCTGACCCACAGTTGCTACGATCCCGACCTCGAAGGACGCGCCTGCGGTCGCTGCGATGCCTGCTCGCTCCGGCTCAAAGGTTTCGCCGCAGCGGGCCTCGTCGATCCGGTTCCATACGCGTGA
- a CDS encoding ABC transporter permease, with the protein MSEPTSSAKRTAVPLVRASLRHHRRMHLAVALGIAVTTAVLTGALLVGDSMRGSLRERALTRLGGIDELLVTDKFFRVELAAETTRAQSEFVCRPAIVLEGSVTQPDTKARAAGVTFLGLTDDWLADDVVYVNQTLADELNVKVGDEVILRLPAAREVPTESPLGRKNENVANSSRLKIGALPPPALPLADLTLRPNQQTPKNLFVSIKVLQKTVGKPQYANAIFATAAPAAAPGATPGAALDQRILAQQNVTLNAAFHPQLADYGLAWKLAKPGYFSLTSDRMLFDPALEKAVLETYKEFQPQQVFTYLANTIAAGSKQIPYSTIAALDMRDTPTLGPFRTQDGTPIESIADDEIVLSRWAAEDLGVVPGAQIRIAYFKPESTHGDVEEAEAKFKLKAIVDLRPNDDPFLTADLTPELPGVTDQLKMGDWDPPFPYDGKRVRDKDEKYWDDYRATPKAFVSQATGRRLWAGRFGDMTSLRIAPQPGVTLASLMAMFHPNPASVGFAFQPIKLRALEASSGTTPFEGLFIGFSFFIIAAALMLTSLLFRLGVEQRAAEVGLLLAVGLDARHVQRLLLREGALVAALGAALGLALGVGYAALMLAGLRTLWLDAVTVPFLTLFITPRSLLIGYATGVLVSLATIGWSLRSLRKRSIRRLLAGQAAESDLSSFGPAGASRSRKGLILQWGSVALAIVAAVAASRLTDEAQAGAFFGSAALVLTALLTFLRRRLSAARFGSLITPGPGRVVILALRNAGRNPGRSTLTIGLVASAAFLIVAVSAFRLTPPSTFVEKSSGTGGFALVAQSDLPILPDMNTDDGRLDLNFSQAGRKVLDGTQVYPFRFRPGDDASCLNLYQTTQPRILGAGEAFVERGGFSWASSAASGEAERANPWLLLRKPIVDDPQTTEDESQEIPVVLDQATAIYSLHLSGVGAKFNAVDAQSRGVRLRVVGLLRNSVLQGSLVIHEKPFERSFPEVSGYRFFLVAATPEQASAVATTLESTLSDYGFDVERSERLLAGFLAVQNTYLSTFQSLGGLGLLLGTFGLAVVQLRNVLERRGELALLRAVGLSKSFLSRLVFWENIALLVGGLGCGVVAAATAVLPHALLGGASVPWVGLAATLGTVLVVGLATGWIVVRSVLKRPLLSALRGE; encoded by the coding sequence ATGAGCGAGCCCACTTCGTCGGCGAAACGAACGGCCGTCCCGCTGGTGCGCGCGTCGTTGCGGCATCATCGGCGCATGCATCTTGCCGTGGCGCTCGGCATCGCCGTGACGACGGCCGTGCTCACCGGAGCGCTCTTGGTCGGCGATTCGATGCGCGGCAGCTTGCGCGAGCGGGCCCTGACGCGACTCGGCGGCATCGACGAACTGCTCGTGACCGATAAGTTTTTTCGTGTCGAACTAGCCGCCGAAACGACGCGTGCCCAGAGCGAGTTCGTTTGTCGACCGGCGATCGTGCTGGAAGGGAGCGTGACGCAGCCCGACACGAAGGCGCGCGCCGCAGGGGTGACGTTTCTCGGACTGACCGACGATTGGCTCGCCGACGACGTCGTCTACGTCAACCAAACGTTGGCGGACGAATTGAACGTGAAGGTCGGGGATGAAGTGATTCTTCGTTTGCCGGCGGCTCGCGAAGTTCCGACGGAAAGCCCATTGGGTCGGAAGAACGAAAACGTCGCGAACTCTTCGCGCTTGAAAATCGGAGCCCTGCCGCCGCCGGCCTTGCCGCTCGCCGATCTCACGCTGCGCCCCAATCAGCAAACGCCGAAGAATCTGTTCGTTTCCATCAAGGTCTTGCAGAAGACGGTCGGCAAGCCGCAGTATGCGAACGCGATCTTCGCTACGGCCGCCCCCGCGGCAGCGCCGGGAGCAACACCTGGAGCGGCGCTCGATCAACGCATTCTCGCGCAGCAAAACGTCACGCTCAACGCCGCCTTCCATCCCCAGCTTGCCGACTATGGACTCGCGTGGAAGCTTGCGAAGCCCGGCTATTTTAGTCTGACGAGCGATCGGATGTTGTTCGATCCGGCGCTCGAGAAAGCGGTGCTCGAAACCTACAAGGAATTCCAGCCGCAACAAGTCTTCACGTATCTCGCAAACACGATCGCCGCCGGCTCGAAGCAGATTCCTTACAGCACGATCGCGGCGCTCGACATGCGCGACACCCCGACGCTCGGCCCTTTTCGCACTCAAGACGGAACGCCGATCGAGTCGATCGCCGATGATGAGATCGTGCTGAGTCGTTGGGCGGCGGAAGATCTCGGGGTCGTGCCGGGTGCCCAGATTCGCATCGCCTACTTCAAGCCCGAGAGCACGCATGGAGACGTTGAGGAAGCGGAAGCGAAGTTCAAGCTGAAGGCGATCGTCGATCTCCGGCCGAACGACGATCCGTTTCTGACCGCCGATCTCACGCCCGAACTACCGGGCGTGACCGATCAACTGAAGATGGGCGATTGGGATCCCCCCTTCCCTTACGACGGCAAACGGGTCCGCGATAAAGACGAAAAATATTGGGACGACTATCGCGCTACGCCGAAGGCCTTCGTCTCGCAAGCGACGGGCCGCAGGCTGTGGGCCGGACGCTTCGGCGATATGACGTCGCTGCGCATTGCGCCTCAACCGGGCGTCACGCTCGCCTCGCTCATGGCGATGTTCCACCCGAATCCGGCATCGGTCGGCTTCGCGTTTCAACCGATCAAGCTGCGGGCCTTGGAAGCTTCGAGCGGGACGACGCCGTTCGAGGGGCTGTTCATCGGTTTCAGCTTCTTCATCATCGCGGCGGCCTTGATGCTCACGTCGCTCTTGTTTCGCCTCGGCGTCGAACAACGGGCCGCCGAGGTTGGGTTGCTGCTGGCCGTCGGGCTCGATGCGAGGCACGTCCAGCGCTTGCTATTGCGCGAAGGAGCACTCGTCGCGGCGCTCGGCGCGGCATTGGGTCTGGCGCTCGGCGTCGGCTATGCGGCGCTGATGCTTGCCGGCCTGCGCACGCTCTGGCTCGACGCCGTGACGGTGCCGTTTCTCACCCTCTTCATCACGCCGCGCAGCCTGCTGATCGGCTATGCGACCGGCGTGCTCGTTTCGCTGGCGACGATCGGATGGTCGCTGCGGTCGTTGCGGAAACGCTCGATTCGCCGCTTGCTCGCCGGTCAAGCAGCCGAAAGCGATCTCTCTAGTTTCGGGCCGGCCGGAGCGAGCCGTTCGCGCAAGGGGCTGATCTTGCAATGGGGGAGCGTCGCGCTCGCGATCGTCGCTGCGGTCGCGGCGAGTCGGCTTACCGATGAAGCTCAGGCCGGTGCGTTCTTCGGCTCGGCGGCGCTCGTGCTTACGGCCCTGCTCACGTTCCTGCGCCGGCGCTTAAGCGCGGCGCGGTTCGGATCGCTGATCACGCCGGGCCCGGGACGTGTCGTGATCTTGGCGCTCCGCAATGCGGGGCGCAATCCGGGCCGCAGCACGCTTACGATCGGGCTCGTCGCGTCGGCGGCGTTTTTGATCGTTGCGGTCAGCGCGTTTCGTCTGACGCCGCCGAGCACGTTCGTCGAGAAGTCGAGCGGCACCGGCGGCTTCGCGCTCGTCGCGCAAAGCGATCTGCCGATCTTGCCCGACATGAACACCGACGACGGTCGGCTCGATCTCAACTTTTCGCAAGCCGGCCGGAAGGTGCTCGACGGCACGCAGGTCTATCCGTTTCGTTTCCGCCCCGGAGACGACGCGAGCTGCTTGAACCTATATCAAACGACGCAGCCGCGCATCCTCGGCGCCGGCGAGGCGTTCGTCGAACGGGGCGGCTTCTCGTGGGCTAGTAGCGCGGCCAGCGGCGAGGCCGAGCGCGCGAATCCGTGGTTGCTGTTGCGCAAGCCGATCGTCGATGATCCGCAAACGACTGAAGATGAATCACAAGAGATTCCCGTCGTGCTCGATCAGGCCACGGCGATCTATAGTTTGCATCTGTCGGGCGTCGGCGCGAAGTTCAACGCCGTCGATGCGCAGAGCCGCGGAGTGCGACTGCGCGTCGTCGGCTTGTTGCGCAACAGCGTGTTGCAAGGGAGCCTCGTCATTCATGAGAAGCCCTTCGAGCGGAGTTTTCCGGAGGTGAGCGGCTATCGCTTCTTCTTGGTCGCAGCCACGCCGGAGCAAGCGTCGGCCGTCGCGACGACGCTGGAAAGTACTCTCTCCGACTACGGCTTCGACGTCGAGCGCAGCGAGCGCTTGCTGGCCGGTTTCTTAGCCGTGCAAAATACTTATCTCTCGACGTTCCAAAGCCTCGGCGGTCTCGGCTTGCTGCTCGGCACGTTCGGCCTCGCGGTCGTGCAACTCCGGAACGTGCTCGAACGGCGCGGCGAGTTGGCGTTGCTGCGCGCCGTGGGACTGTCGAAGTCGTTTCTGTCGCGGCTCGTGTTTTGGGAAAACATCGCGCTCTTGGTCGGAGGCCTCGGCTGCGGCGTCGTCGCAGCCGCAACGGCCGTGTTGCCGCATGCCCTGCTCGGCGGCGCGAGCGTTCCTTGGGTCGGCCTGGCGGCCACGCTCGGCACGGTGCTGGTCGTCGGTTTGGCGACCGGTTGGATCGTGGTGCGCTCGGTCCTCAAGCGACCGCTGCTTTCGGCGCTGCGCGGCGAATAG
- a CDS encoding sigma-70 family RNA polymerase sigma factor — translation MALSEIDKNLLDRCLSRKPGAWEDFVDRYLGLVTHVINHTAQSRSIKLSPQDREDLCADVFLAIVRQDFIVLRHFRGQCSLATYLTVVARRVGVRELLQKKTLGRLSLGGVSEPATNGFHEQRVTDQDEVERLMEGLLDDEARIVRLYHLEGLSYQEISATVGIPENSIGPTLTRAREKLRRAGA, via the coding sequence GTGGCGCTCTCGGAGATCGACAAGAATCTGCTCGATCGCTGCCTCTCGCGTAAGCCGGGAGCGTGGGAAGACTTCGTCGATCGCTACCTGGGCTTGGTGACGCATGTCATCAACCACACGGCGCAATCTCGCAGCATCAAGCTCTCCCCCCAAGACAGGGAAGACCTATGCGCCGACGTCTTCCTCGCGATCGTGCGGCAAGACTTCATCGTCTTACGACACTTTCGCGGCCAGTGCAGCTTGGCGACCTACCTCACGGTCGTGGCTCGACGAGTCGGCGTTCGCGAGCTGTTGCAAAAGAAGACCCTCGGCCGGCTCTCGCTCGGCGGTGTTTCCGAACCTGCGACCAACGGCTTCCACGAGCAACGCGTAACCGATCAGGACGAAGTCGAACGCTTGATGGAAGGACTGCTCGACGACGAGGCCCGCATCGTGCGACTGTATCACTTAGAAGGTCTCAGCTACCAAGAGATCAGCGCCACGGTCGGCATTCCGGAAAACAGCATCGGCCCGACGCTGACGCGTGCTCGCGAGAAGCTGCGCCGCGCGGGTGCTTAA
- the aroF gene encoding 3-deoxy-7-phosphoheptulonate synthase — protein MIIVMQTRVAESVVQEMVRHVESLGMKPHVLYGVERTVIAAIGPEREGLKEAFEQGPGVAEVLPILAPYKIASREVKRETSVVAAGSLTIGGVNIGVIAGPCSVEDEAQILRAAHGVKAAGATALRGGAYKPRTSPYSFQGLKEVGLKHLAKAREATGLAIVTEVLATEDVDLVADYADVLQIGARNMQNYRLLEAVGKTKRAVLLKRGPSATMEEFLLAAEYILDGGNSSVMLCERGIRTFESHTRFTLPLASVPYLKSKTHLPVVVDPSHGTGHTYMVPSMTLAAIAAGADGLILEVHHDPAHAASDGYQTLSLTQFADLMTRAKKVAAAVDRTL, from the coding sequence ATGATCATCGTGATGCAAACGCGCGTCGCCGAGTCCGTCGTTCAAGAAATGGTGCGCCATGTCGAGTCGCTCGGCATGAAGCCGCATGTGCTTTACGGTGTCGAGCGGACCGTGATCGCCGCCATCGGCCCGGAACGCGAGGGCCTGAAAGAGGCCTTCGAGCAAGGGCCGGGCGTTGCCGAAGTGCTGCCGATTCTCGCGCCGTATAAGATCGCCAGCCGCGAGGTGAAACGCGAAACATCGGTCGTCGCGGCCGGCAGCCTCACGATCGGCGGCGTCAACATCGGCGTCATCGCCGGGCCATGCTCGGTCGAAGACGAAGCCCAAATCTTGCGGGCCGCACACGGCGTCAAAGCCGCCGGAGCAACGGCCCTGCGCGGCGGCGCCTACAAGCCGCGGACGAGCCCATACAGTTTCCAAGGGTTGAAGGAAGTCGGCTTGAAGCATCTCGCCAAGGCGCGCGAAGCGACCGGTCTCGCGATCGTCACCGAAGTCCTGGCGACGGAAGATGTCGACCTCGTCGCCGATTACGCCGACGTGCTTCAGATCGGCGCTCGCAACATGCAGAACTACCGCCTGCTCGAAGCGGTCGGCAAGACGAAGCGGGCCGTGCTGTTGAAGCGCGGCCCGAGCGCGACGATGGAAGAGTTCCTCCTCGCCGCCGAATATATTCTCGACGGGGGCAACTCCAGCGTGATGCTCTGCGAGCGCGGGATCCGCACGTTCGAGTCGCACACGCGTTTCACGCTGCCGCTCGCGTCGGTTCCGTACTTAAAATCGAAGACGCACCTGCCGGTCGTCGTCGACCCGAGCCATGGCACCGGCCACACCTATATGGTGCCGAGTATGACTTTGGCCGCGATCGCCGCCGGGGCCGACGGCTTGATCCTCGAAGTGCATCACGATCCCGCGCATGCCGCGAGCGACGGCTATCAAACCTTAAGCCTCACGCAATTCGCCGATCTCATGACGCGGGCGAAGAAAGTCGCCGCGGCAGTCGACCGCACGCTGTAG
- a CDS encoding 7-carboxy-7-deazaguanine synthase QueE, with protein MRIAEIYLSIQGEGVLTGTESVFVRASGCNLRCSYCDTPYASWSPEGDDLSVEEILVEVERHACRHVVLTGGEPMLFAELVPLTEALRERGIHITIETAGTLHLPVACDLMSVSPKLSNSTPSAARHPRWSVRHEHSRHVPEVVRRLTKEYPYQMKFVVDAEADLAEIETYLKDFPHIDATHVLLMPQGIDAGELAERAAWLKPYCAAHGYRYCPRRHIEWFGSVRGT; from the coding sequence ATGAGAATCGCCGAAATCTATCTCTCCATTCAAGGTGAAGGAGTTCTGACGGGGACGGAAAGCGTCTTCGTCCGGGCAAGCGGCTGCAATCTTCGCTGTAGCTACTGCGACACTCCCTACGCGTCGTGGTCGCCCGAAGGAGACGACCTCTCCGTCGAAGAGATCCTCGTCGAAGTCGAGCGACACGCTTGCCGCCACGTCGTGCTCACGGGCGGCGAGCCGATGCTCTTCGCCGAGCTCGTGCCGTTGACGGAAGCGCTGCGCGAGCGTGGCATTCATATCACGATCGAAACGGCCGGCACGCTGCACTTACCGGTAGCGTGCGATCTGATGTCGGTGAGCCCGAAGCTCTCGAACTCGACCCCGTCGGCCGCGCGGCATCCGCGCTGGAGCGTGCGCCACGAGCATTCGCGGCATGTGCCCGAGGTCGTGCGCCGGCTGACGAAAGAATATCCGTACCAGATGAAGTTCGTCGTCGATGCGGAAGCCGATCTGGCGGAGATCGAAACGTATTTGAAGGACTTCCCGCACATCGATGCCACGCACGTGCTGCTGATGCCGCAAGGAATCGACGCCGGCGAACTCGCCGAACGTGCGGCCTGGCTCAAGCCGTATTGCGCGGCGCACGGCTATCGCTACTGCCCGCGACGACACATCGAATGGTTCGGCTCCGTCCGCGGCACGTAA
- a CDS encoding amidohydrolase, whose translation MNSDEAMHRIDALLSHVWMVRTFLKHSEEAEEDDELKAVVRELYDYSLALGPTWNEKDAAGYLKQAQKKLAKLRAAVNEFARLQPEISTHTNFQMALTSLRTATTEIGTILDGLA comes from the coding sequence ATGAACTCCGACGAAGCGATGCACCGGATCGATGCGCTCTTGAGCCATGTGTGGATGGTGCGCACGTTCTTGAAGCACTCGGAAGAAGCCGAAGAAGACGACGAGCTGAAAGCGGTCGTCCGCGAATTGTACGACTACAGCTTGGCGCTCGGCCCCACGTGGAACGAAAAAGATGCGGCCGGCTATTTGAAGCAGGCGCAGAAAAAGCTCGCGAAGCTTCGGGCCGCGGTGAACGAATTCGCCCGCCTCCAGCCGGAGATTTCGACGCACACCAACTTCCAGATGGCGCTCACCTCGCTTAGGACTGCGACGACGGAAATCGGCACGATCCTCGACGGATTGGCTTAG
- a CDS encoding DUF202 domain-containing protein — MPAEIPPPKAEARDYFAAERTLLAWIRTGLAMMGFGFVVARFGLFLRELVATRTEAEHLRLGLSLWFGTALVLLGVVVTICSAVKHRQTVRRLGRGEPLVFRPISLGIVVAWVLGLLGLAMAVYLAIGLNESS; from the coding sequence ATGCCAGCCGAGATTCCACCGCCGAAAGCCGAAGCCCGCGATTATTTCGCCGCCGAGCGGACGTTGCTCGCTTGGATTCGGACCGGCCTGGCGATGATGGGCTTCGGGTTCGTCGTCGCGCGATTCGGTTTGTTTCTGCGCGAATTGGTCGCAACGCGCACGGAGGCGGAGCATCTGCGACTCGGCTTGTCGCTCTGGTTCGGTACGGCGCTCGTGCTGCTCGGCGTCGTCGTGACGATCTGCTCCGCCGTCAAACATCGGCAGACGGTGCGCAGACTCGGCCGAGGCGAACCGTTGGTGTTCCGGCCCATCTCGCTCGGCATCGTCGTCGCTTGGGTGCTCGGCCTGCTCGGTCTCGCGATGGCGGTCTATCTCGCCATCGGCTTGAATGAATCGAGCTGA
- a CDS encoding DUF1501 domain-containing protein — protein sequence LQKAMRLSMTPHRLHDRRELLTQLDIIKRRIDIDGGLEGMDRFQEQAFEVILKGAADAFDLKMEDPRVVERYDTERLVSPDQIDRKWNNYNRYVSHGKSLGKLMLLARRLVEHGVGFVTVSTDFVWDNHADSNNAGVAEGMRYAGAPFDHAVSVFLDDLAARGLSDKVLLVCCGEIGRSPRINKKGGRDHWGNLAPLMFAGGGMPGGKVIGRSAKDGGEPLGDPVTQENLIGTLFNTVFDVGRLRLMPGMSTDLLRTAESRPIAGLS from the coding sequence GTTGCAAAAGGCGATGCGGCTTTCGATGACGCCGCACCGGTTGCACGATCGCCGCGAATTGCTCACGCAACTCGACATCATCAAACGCCGAATCGACATCGACGGCGGGCTCGAAGGAATGGACCGGTTTCAAGAGCAGGCCTTCGAGGTGATTCTCAAGGGAGCGGCCGACGCCTTTGATCTAAAGATGGAAGATCCGCGCGTCGTCGAACGTTACGACACCGAACGTTTGGTTTCGCCGGATCAGATCGATCGCAAATGGAACAACTACAATCGCTACGTCTCCCACGGCAAGAGCCTCGGCAAGTTGATGCTGCTGGCTCGCCGGCTAGTCGAGCATGGGGTCGGCTTCGTCACCGTCAGCACCGACTTCGTGTGGGACAACCACGCCGACTCGAACAACGCCGGCGTGGCCGAAGGGATGCGCTATGCCGGAGCACCGTTCGATCATGCGGTCAGCGTCTTTCTTGACGATCTCGCGGCGCGCGGCCTGAGCGACAAAGTGCTCTTGGTCTGCTGCGGAGAGATCGGCCGGTCGCCGCGGATCAACAAGAAGGGGGGCCGCGACCATTGGGGCAACCTGGCCCCGCTCATGTTCGCCGGCGGAGGAATGCCGGGGGGCAAAGTCATCGGGCGTTCGGCGAAAGACGGCGGCGAGCCGCTCGGCGATCCCGTCACGCAAGAGAATTTAATCGGCACGCTCTTCAACACGGTTTTCGACGTCGGCCGGCTGCGCTTGATGCCCGGCATGTCGACCGACCTGCTGCGCACGGCCGAATCGCGGCCGATCGCCGGGCTCTCTTAG